The DNA region GTGGTTGAGGACTTAACCCTGCTTACAAAATCACTCAGGCCCCTTCCCGAGAAATGGCACGGGCTTAAGGATATAGAGGCCAGGTATCGTCAGAGGTATCTGGATCTTACCGTGAATCCCCGTGTGAGGGATACATTTGCCAGGAGGAGCGCCATTATAAAATTCATACGGGATTTTCTTGAGCGTGAAGGGTTTATCGAGGTTGAGACACCCATGATGCATCAGATACCCGGAGGCGCTGCTGCAAGGCCTTTCAAGACCCATCATCACGCCTTGGGCATTGACCTCTATCTGAGGATCGCTCCCGAGCTTTACCTCAAGAGATTGCTCGTTGGCGGCTATGAGCGTGTCTACGAGATAAATAAGAACTTCCGGAACGAGGGTATCTCGACAAAACATAATCCGGAGTTCACGATGCTCGAGTTCTATGTGGCATACAGGGACTACAGGTTTCTCATGGATTTTACAGAGAAGCTCTTTTCTGAATTGCTGAATGCGGTAAACAAGTCTTTGCAGATTAAATATGGTGAGTACACACTGGACTTCACTCCACCGTGGAAGAGAATAACCATGCGCGATGCGATGAAGGAGCACGGGGTCCCTGCTGAGATCCTCAACGATTTTGAGATGGCAAAAAAATGGGCTGCTGAACAGGGTATCGAGATGAGAGATATGCACACTCTCGGGAAGCTCATGGATGAGATCTTCAAGGAGAAGGTGGAGCCGCACCTGATACAGCCGACATTTATTGTCGATTATCCGGTGGAACTCTCACCACTGGCAAAGAGAAAGAAGGACAACCCCGACCTCGTGGAGAGGTTTGAGCTGTTTATCGCCTCCCGTGAGATTGCCAATGCATTCACAGAGCTGAACGATCCGGAAGACCAGATGGCACGGTTTCAGGAACAGGTCGAGGCCAAGGAAAAGGGCGATGAAGAGGCACACTGGATGGATGCCGACTTTATCAGGGCGCTCGAGTACGGTATGCCGCCGGCGGCAGGGGAGGGGATCGGGATCGACAGGCTGGTAATGCTTCTGACCGATTCACAGTCCATAAGGGATGTTATCCTCTTCCCGCAACTGAAGCCGGAGAGGTAAGGAAGGAGGGGAGGGGTTGCTTGACCTGTCCACATTTTTTTAATGACCAAACACTATCCGATATTCATTGCCCTCAGATACCTCAGATCCAAGAAGAGACACAGGGCTGTTTCCTTCAATACAATCATCTCGATAGGGGGGGTGGCGCTCGGTGTGATGGCGCTTCTCGTTGTCCTTTCCGTGATGAGCGGGTTCCATGATGACCTGAGGAACAAGATCCTCGGGGTGAATGCCCATGTAGTTGTCCTGAATCAAGGAGGTCCGATCGACGATTATATGGAAGTCATGAAGAGGTTGAAAAAGCAGCCCCTTGTTACAGGTGCTTCTCCCTTCGTGCTTGGCCAG from bacterium BMS3Abin08 includes:
- the lysS gene encoding lysine--tRNA ligase, producing MEEVNELIQQRIRKLNELKEMGVDPYGLPFDVSHHARELHEMFEGRDNDALRNDPVNVSVAGRMVAMRSFGKAAFSHLQDETGKIQVYFRKDILKDKYAIVKKLDIGDIVGINGHLFRTKTGELTVVVEDLTLLTKSLRPLPEKWHGLKDIEARYRQRYLDLTVNPRVRDTFARRSAIIKFIRDFLEREGFIEVETPMMHQIPGGAAARPFKTHHHALGIDLYLRIAPELYLKRLLVGGYERVYEINKNFRNEGISTKHNPEFTMLEFYVAYRDYRFLMDFTEKLFSELLNAVNKSLQIKYGEYTLDFTPPWKRITMRDAMKEHGVPAEILNDFEMAKKWAAEQGIEMRDMHTLGKLMDEIFKEKVEPHLIQPTFIVDYPVELSPLAKRKKDNPDLVERFELFIASREIANAFTELNDPEDQMARFQEQVEAKEKGDEEAHWMDADFIRALEYGMPPAAGEGIGIDRLVMLLTDSQSIRDVILFPQLKPER